CTAACTGACATGATATCAGTGGATCCTGCATAAGAAAATACAGAATTTCCCTCATTGATTGGTTTTAAGGCCCTTTGATGAATGTGACCTCCAGCAATATAGTTAAAATCTTCAGGAAAGTCCGTAACTTGCATTTCAAAGCTTTGCGGGATAAATGGGTTCACGCTTTGATGGAATAAAAGTATCTTTTTTTTATAATTTTTAGAATCAAAACTGATTTTTTCCAAGTCTTCGTAAGTTTTTGGAATTTTATTTTGGGATACGTATTCAATTCCTCCAATGAATACTTCGTTGTTAAAAACATGGGATTTATTTTTTCCAAAAGTTAACAAACTGTTTCCAAGTATTTTTTTCAAAATTCCAAACGGTTTTCCCTTCTGTTGGCTTTTTGGGATATCGTGATTTCCATGAATTAAATAAATTGGTATATTTTTTTCCTTTAATTTTAAAAAACCTTCCATTGTGCATCTTATTGCATTTACTGGAGGCTGAGGGCTTTCAAATAAGTCGCCGCTATGAATTACAAAATCAGGCCTTATCTCAATAATTTTATCGATACATTCTAAAAATGATTCGTAAATATCGTTTTCCCGCTCATCAAGGTTGTACTGGCGGTATCCTAGGTGATTATCCGCCATGTGAACAAATTGCATAATATCGCTCCAAAATTACTTAAGGTAACATTCAACCGTATTTGTTAAATATTTTTTTGTACAATATACTATCTGTGGTTAAGTACAGCATAAAATAACATTCGTAATATCGATGCCATATTCATGGTGAAATTATGTCAAGACCCGTCATATATGTATATTGCAGGGGCGATGAACAAAAAGAAGAATTTACTAAAATGGCAAAAAGAAATGGTTTTGAAAATACTTCAGAATATGCCAGAACTAGCATGATAATGTATGATAAATTAAAAGATATTTTAGAAACCTTAATGGGATTTGACAATAAATTAAATTCAATTGTTGATAAATTCGACAGTATTGAATCAAACATAGATGAATCAAACAATAAACTTGTCAAATCTCTTTCAGATATGAATTCAGAATTAAAAGTGCTTTCAACAAATGAGAAACGGCAAGATATGCTTTCTCAAATATTCAATATTATGTCAAGAATATACCCTCAAAGGTGTACCTTTGAAGAACTCGGCGAATATCTTGGAGTTCGTGAAAATGAATTTAAAAGAAATATTTTCTGGGAACTTGTAAATTCCAATCCCATATTTGATGAATATGTGGAAAGGGATGGAAACACATTAAGAGCCCGTTTAAATCCAAAAACTGGAAAATTCGGAATAGGTGAGATAGTTGAGGATTTATGATGGATTTAAATTTAAAGAACAAGACCAGAAAATAATTGATAACTATATGGCTTTCCGATCAGGACATTCAGATAAAACAGTTATAACAAACATTTCTGGAATCAGAATTTTTATGAGATTTCACAAAAACAAAACTTTTGATGAAATATCTCTTGAAGACGTGATAGAGTTTTACAGAAAACATGAATCTTCTGAAAACACAAAAATTCAATATCTTTCACGGTTAACCCTATTTTATAATTGGGGAATTAGTGAAAATTATTTTCTTAGAAATCCTGTTGAAAAGTTTCTCGTAACTTTAAGAAAAAGCAAAAAAGAACGGGAATATTTAACAAAAGAACAGACCAATTATTTACTTTCAAATGTTTTTGAATATGAATATCGGTTATTTCTTATGTTTTTCCTGCATACTGGAGTTAGAAACAGCGAATTTAGAAATTTAAAAATCCATGATGTAGATATGGATGAAAGAACCATTAGAATTTTAGGAAAAGGCAGGAAAGAAAGATATGTATTCATTGATAATGAATTGTATTCTTATCTTAAAATCTGGCTCATTCAAAGAGATTCAAAATTTCCAAAATCTGACCATTTCTTTGTAAACCGGCTTGGAAATCCTATACGATTAACACATCTTGTAAGTTTTACAGATTATTTAAACGAAGTTTCAAAAAATAAAATAGGTTTTCGAATTACACCGCATATCTTAAGACATACATTTGCAACACGCTGCATAGATATGGGAATGGACTTAAAGACCCTTTCTTTAATTTTGGGTCATGAAGACATAAAAACAACTTCGATTTATTTACACAAAAATAAGGAATCTTTAAAAAGAGAATTCTTACGTGTAATGAATTAAAATTATTCTTTTTTAAATTTTTAAGAGTTTTTAAAAGGTATAGACAAAGGAGTTGATATTTTACGCCTTGTCGTGTCAATATCCAAAATAAACCTCGTCCAAACACATTCACACTACTGAATATGTATCTCACCTCAGAGGTTATATTATACTTTTCATAATCTGATATTTATAAATTACTTAATTGAAAAATTTCGGTAATGTTTTTTAAGATTTTTTACTTAAATAGGGAGTAAAAATCATTCAGTTTTTACTCAATGTATGGCATTATTATTTATATTAAGTTTTTAAATGATAAATTACCCCTTTCCCTCAAAAGAAAGGGCCAAGGTATAGACAATAAAGGAGGTGATTTTTTTGACCGCCTTGTTAGTGTTGGCAGTTGTTTTACCCGTAATAGTTAAAATAACTGTTAAAATATATTTGAAATAAACTAATTATTTGGTAAGGGTCTACTTTTTAGTAGAACACTACCCCTTACCTATAACCAAAATTTACAAAATAACTTCAAATACTCTTTTTTATTCAATAACTTCAACTTCTCCAAATCCTATCATCTGGAAACTTTTCATCTCTCCGTCTTCAAAATAATAAACAGGAATATCTATATCAAATTCTTTTATTATTTTTCTTCCTTCTTTTTTTCTTATCAAACTCTTTTCTAATTCGTATAATCTGATGGAATGCACGCCTTTTTCAGTAAGTGAATAATAAGATTTCGTAATTATTAAATATTTCCGTTTTTCGTGCTTTAAAATTAAATTACAAGACTCTAATTCATTTAATATACTTTTTAAATAACTATTATCTATCTTAATTTCTTTTTTAAGACTGGAGTATTCAATTTTTCCATCAACTAACTGATAAAGAATTTCTTTTACGTGATTTTTAGCTAACAATTCAAGTAACATATTTGACCCTTAAAAGTTTAAAAATTAAATTTTTATTCAATGATTAACTTTTCATTGAATTTTGATGACTGCATTATTTTTATTCCGTAAACTTCATCCCAAGTTAAATTTATCGAATATTTTGTACTGCCCTGATGATTATAGTCGTAATTATATTTCAAATATACATATTCTGGCTTATCATAACTGCTATCTATTATTAAAGACCTTGTTTCAATTAATATATTCCTAACTTCTTTTAAAATGTCTTCTTCGTCCAGATAATTAGTTCTTTCAAAATATAGGTATAATGTACTTTCATTCAGTAGCGATCCTTCGTAATAATGTGAAAAATCACTTTCTTCAAATCCGGTATCAATATCGTTTGTAAGGGACAGTATGACCTCTTCATCGTCTTCAACTATTTCTTTTTCAAGGATTAAATCCCCATATTTTAATTTATAACCTACTGATCCAGTATATTCAATATGGTACCATCTTGAATTTTCTGGAAGTTCATAGACCAATATCCCGTAAGTTTTACCGCCATTTTTCAAAGTTACCGATTTTAAAAGATCCGGTATATTGTAGTTAAAATAACTTGGAGTATATGACACATTATCTACTACAACCTTGTAATTATACGGATTAACTTTAAATTCGTCATATCCATAATTTTCAATTTCTAAACTAACTATCATAAACTCCTTATCAGGATTTGCATATTTTGTAAACCTGAAGCTATCATAGAGATAATTAAAATAATATGAAGACACCGCACTACGGTTTATTAAAATATACTTTTCACTAACTGCTTTTACATTTTCAGAGTTATTCTGGTTACTAGTTGAAACAGTAGATGAAACAATATTTTCTGAATTTGAATTATTTTCGGCTGGAGCAATCATTAAAAGACCTGCAACGGTTACAACTCCACCTAAAACCATTAAAAAAATAATTCCAAATAAAATAACTAATTTTTTACGAATTGTCATCAAAACCCCTTTTTTATCATTTTAAACCTGAATGGATATCCATTTGTTAAAAATCGTATAAATAATTTAAAGGTTTAATCGTGGATTTTATTAAAATTTAAAAAAAGAGTAATTTTTGAATTTAATTGGAATGGTTATTAAAATTTAAAAATATGGTTATTTTTCTGAAATTTCCCCTTTCCAATTCTTTTTTAATTCTATGACATGTTCAATGGTCTTTTGAATGTTTTCTAAATTATTACCATTTTTGGTTAAATATTCATAAATTGTTTTTATTTCATTAAGAGAATACGAATTTAACTCTTTTATTAAAAATTCAATCAGATTATCAACACAGTATTTTAGTGCATTTCTATCATATTGGGAAATAGATCCGCCTTCATGAATAAAATTGTTTCTAACAGTATACAGATTTTCAATAACATGGGCATATAATGGATTTCTTTCATTAAATAATGCTTTTGAAATTTTAGGGATCATGTCATGTTTTCCTATATCGGACACCATTGTTGCTCGTTCCAATGCCACCCATAAATTAAAAAAGGAATCCGTCTTTTTATCTTGATAAACCCCGCAAGCATAGTTTGTAAATATTTCTTCTAGTTTTTTTTGAATATCCGGACGTTTTGAATTATAGAATTGGATTAAATAATTTAATTCTGTTTCATAAAACTTTTCAATAGGTATAATACAGTCTTTTGGTATTCTTTTACGGGTTATGTCTCCCACAAATACAGTAACAAATTGGGTACCTATTGTTTCTATCATTATTTGCGGATATATTGGGAATATGGCTTCGGTTGGGCCTTTAAGTGTTCTGTAGCTTGAATTTTTGGTAATAACATATGCAACCATGCCAATGAATAAATTTTGAATTTTACGTGCAGTTAGGCATGCATGGGCATCTGTCTGACTATTAACAGTTATTTTTAAAAATTCACTTTCATCGAAATTCACATTTATTTCACATTGCGGGTCTATTTCATGGGCTTTTTTGATACTTTCGTTTAATTTTGGCTGATTTATAATCCCTTTTATCTTCCTATATTTCACAATTTCTGCACAAAAATTTCTACATTTTATTTTTTCAATGGTGAATTCAGTTTTTAAATTTAGTGGAATGTACATTTCATACAGAGTATATTGCTTAAACTCACTTTTTAACGATTTAATTTTTAAATCAAGAATATTTTTGAATTCATTATAATTATTCAAGTTTTTAGTTTTTAGTTCAGTTAAAACATCAAGAATAAGTTCAAAATTGTTAATATCACTTGAAATCATCGTACAGTATTTTAAATCCGTTATTTTTTTAGAAATATTTTCATCTTTGAGTAATTCATAATTTAATAATGATAAATAAGTTTCAAATTCAAAAAGGCTTTTATCTTTTCTAATTTCGAGCTTATTTTCATGAATATAAGTTAAATCTAAAATTTTGTTAATAATTTTAGACATTTCATTATCTGGAAGTTTCTCCATTTCCACACCTTTAATAAAATTTCCCTCAATCAATAAACATAAATATCCAATATTCAATCAAAATAAACCTTAATTTCAATAAAAACAAAAAAATCAATATCAATTTTACTATTTTTGAAAACTGTTATTGCTCATAAAGTTGTTATTTATGTTTATATTTCCAATATTTTGGTTATTGTTACCGATAATGCAGGTTGTTAAATCATTTGACTTTTTTTCTTTTTCCTTTACCATTTTGTCTTCTTTTTGATATATTTCAACAGCCATTTTTCCCAAATTTGTTAAACTATAATAATTCTTAGGAATTCTTCCGTCGTCGTCTGTTTCTTCAGTTCTTTTGTTTACAAGACTTTCTTCCTGTAATTCTGATAAAATTCTACTTAAATTACTTTTAGGTTTATCTAATTCCTTTTGAATTTGACCGAAGTATAATTCATCGTATTCATTCAAAAGCATTAGAATTTCTTTTGCATTTGACTTGGATAAAATTTTTAGGAACATTTTTACCCCTTTTTAAGTTCCGTAATTATTTAATGTTATATTTTATGTTTCCATTTGAATAAATTATAATATTATCAATATTTCATCCGTTACTAATTTTGGAAACATTTATATAGGCGGATATCCACAATTATTATTGTTACCAATACTGGAAACGGTTAATAAGTTGGTAACAACCCACCCCTCACTAAAAAAATACTCACAAAAACCAAAAAAGAGGCGATAATGAAAAAAGAAAAAATCATCGAAAAAACGGTTAAACCTTCCGGAAACACCGGACACATAACCTTACCTAAAAAATACATTGGAAAAAAGGTTAAAATCAAAATTCAAGGTGAACACAAAGATGATTAAATGACTCTAAAAAGACTCGATATTTCAATTGTACCCAAAATCATTACAATTCGAGAAATAGGCGAAATTGAACTAAAAGATGTTCAAAAATTCAACATTACGGGCGAAAGGCTCAACGAAGAAACAAAAAAATTTGTAAAATGCATAGTACAACACGAAGAAGAATTTTATCAAATGCTGTTACCTGACCACAATTTTAAATTTTATGAAAAAATCGAGGTTAAAAGAAATTTAACCGGAATAGAAATCAAAAGACTCGAAAAAAGGGTGAACGAACATGAAAATACCGGATTTATCAAAAATACCAGCAAATGTTGAACAAAAAGCAGGACTAGTGACCGTAAAATTTATTGCAGGTTCTGAAGCTGTCGATGTACTCGACCCTGCAACAGGTCAGCCAATCAAAACCAAAGAAGGCTGGAATAAAAAAGACTGGGTTGTTTCAAAAAGACAGATGGGAAAAGTTACATTAACAAAAGGAACCGGTTCTACAAAAAAATACATGGAATTAACTTACCTCGAATTTAAAGAATTAACTGAAATGAACAGTAAACCCCAATCAAAAGAGTTAATCCAATATTACTCGATGGTTGAAGCACTCTACAACATGAAAAATCTCGTTGCAGCAGGGGCCAGTAAAGACTTCATAATGAAAAATGTTAAGGAACTCGGATACCCTGAAAGTCTCGCTAAATTAATCATATTTGGCGAAATTGTTTCAGATGAGCCAAAAAATGAAGAAATAAAGGCTTAAAAAATCCATTTTTTAACTTTTAAAAGGTGTCTTCTATCAAACCTCCAGCACTCACAGAAGAAGAGCACAAAAGAGTTTCTTATGAAGCCGTAAGGAAAAGAAACCTCCTTGAAAAAATCAAGGAAAACAATCAGAAAAGACCGCCTACCCTTGCATATCCCAGAATATCACTTGATAGGGTAATGTTTTCAGTATTTTCTCATGACATTTTCAAATTTGTTTATGATAACAAATACGACCCCGCAGAAATACAGCACCGGATAAACGGTGTTTTGCAAGACCTCAAAGAAAATGGAATTGAGAATTTAGATGTCGAACTTCCAAAAAAACAGCATATGAAATACAGAAAAGATGTTTTCATAAAATACGAGCAGTTCAAACAGAATATGATTGACCATAAGGGATATTCTAACGGTCTTCACTTCTCTTTATGCGATTTTGAAGGTGAATCTATTTTCTGGATTACTATATCGATGAGAGAACCTCATTTAGCTGTTGTATATATTAATTTCCAAAAATACTACCGCTATAAAAATAAAATCGATAAACCTGTTGGCGGATTCTTCGACACTAACTTTTTAGATATTTCTTATGATAATCGGGATAAAATATTTAATGATTTTGCAAAATTATTCCTCAGCGTAAAGAATGAGATAAAAAAGGCATATAAAAGTCTTATTTATCAACTATTCGGCTACGATTTGGAAGAAGTTGATGTTATACCCTCAACTGTGGAAATACCTCTTGAATATTTAGGAAATGACGTTTCTGAATACGAATGGCTGACAGATGAAGCTGTTTGTAAGACCGTTTTAAAATATACTGACCTTACACACACGATTTACTTTAATAAGAACTGGAAAAAGCTTTTAATTCAAATGAAGCTTTACCAAAAAGCGGCAGGAATTGCACGTTTAGAGCTTACAGTTCATAAAAATTTCGCATCTCATTATTTCTGTGAAACTGACCTCGAAACACTAAAAGACAAGATTAAAATGTGTATCGATGATGTTTTAGCATACTATGAGTTATCACTTCACGAAATAAAGCCAGTAAAACTCGACCATGACGAAATAGTCGAACAAATTGCCCTTTCCATGTCACTTGAAAAAGAACTTTTAATGACCCTGATTTATAATGACGTTGGCGAACTCACATTTTCAGCAGATAATCAAGGTTTAAGAACTCGACTTTTAAAGCGTGGATTGATTGAAAAGGGTGACAAAAGGGGAGTTTATAAAAAAACTAATCTTTTGAGCTTCTTAAAAGCCTCTCTTGGTAAATACTTTGTTTGTGAAAAATGCGGATTTTTAATGATGAAAAAAGCTCGTGGATATGTCTGTCCAGTTTGCAGTAACAAAAAGAGTTTTTGAAATCAAGGGATAAAATGACTTTCAAACTATCAAAAGCGTTTAAAAATGTTCCATTTGTCAAAGGTTGATAATATGGACATTGAAGTTTACAGCCATATCAAAAATGGCATTTTAATTTTTGAAATCGAAATTCCTGCAAATGACCGACTTACAAATCCAAAAATGATTATGGAAGCTGTAAGCGTTTTAAAAAGATTTGCAGAAGAAAAAAGGGAAAAAATGTTTTTTTAGGGATATAATGATTGCATTTATAACAGAAATTCCAAAAAATAATCATATTTTCGAAGACAGTAGTGTGTATCATGTAAATTCTAAATTAAAAGAAATTGCAATGGATAGAATAAAATATATGATGGATTCATGCAAATTTGATGATTCAATTGAAAATATACTTGATTCTAACAATATCGCTTATGATTCAGATGATATCGATATAACTATTTCTGTTGGAATCGAAACAAGAAAAAGACACGTTTTAGGTCTTAGATTAGTTAAAAAATCGGGTTATATAACTTATAAAATGATTTCTCAAAATTCTTCAAAATATGATTTAAACCCGGTTGTGAGTTGGGAAGATGAAGCATTTTAAAAAACTATTTTTCATCCTGCTTTTTTTAATTCCTTTCGTAAATGCAGATGAAGGAGAAGACTATTCAGATGTTTCAAGTTATGAAGCTTTAAATTCTTTTACTGATTCTTCAGGAAGTGATATTTACACGGTAGACGGCTGTGATATAGTTTCTTTTAAGTATAATACAACTACAAAAGAGCTTAACTTTGAGATTTATAACTCAAATTCTCACTCTGTTACAATGACCGCATATGATATTTATTCTAAAAGGAATACCGAGATTACTTTAGACCCCGGAAGGAACTATAAAGAATTTCACTCAGTTCAATTAAAATCGGGTCGTTTCTGTTTTGTGTTTTGGAAAGAGGGTGGAAACATGGCAATTGTAAAAGAGTTTGCAACTCCTTTAACTTTGCAGCAGAAATTCTATATTGCTTCATCAAATGCTTTAGGGTTTCTAAGTCTTCAGTCCGGTTTTTTATTTGCCTTTTTGGTAGTATTTGGACAATTAACAATTAAAGAACTGCTTTATAAAAGAATGTTAATTGATTACTGGAAACAAGGCTGTTATGTTTTAATTTTGGGCTTTGTAGGGTTAATTGCTGCAATGCTTTCAATTAAATATGGCTTACCTTTCAGTATGTACGAAGTATTAACGATTGAAAAATGGAAATTTGTTTTAAAATTGCCGTTTTTTGATTTCTCAAACTGGAACTTGCTTTATTTAATATCTTATTTCAACTGGATATACCCATTAGCTTTAATAATCGGTTATTCGTTAGGTTTTAAGCTTTCCAAGCCCGAATACATCAACATTTGGTACATGAATTTTAAAAGTAACATGAGAGATATTAAAATCCTTCCTGTATCTTGGGAAAGAGATATTGCTCGTGTTCGATGGGATGATGGAAAAATTAGGGTTTTGAGAATGCCACACGTAAACGCTACTAAGTATATAAATCCAATGACTGGAAACCTTGAAGACCTTTATGAAGTTACTTCATTTGAGCTTCACGATACTGAAGAAAAAGTTTACAATGAATCAACTGCAATCAACAGGATTTTAACATGGTTTGAAAAATTCGTTGATTGGGTAAAAGATTATTTTGGAAGGATTCACGGGGTTGTAACAATAGATTTCAGTAAAATAATGAATAAAACGGTTGCTGAATCAATAT
This Methanococcus maripaludis C5 DNA region includes the following protein-coding sequences:
- a CDS encoding DNA repair exonuclease — protein: MQFVHMADNHLGYRQYNLDERENDIYESFLECIDKIIEIRPDFVIHSGDLFESPQPPVNAIRCTMEGFLKLKEKNIPIYLIHGNHDIPKSQQKGKPFGILKKILGNSLLTFGKNKSHVFNNEVFIGGIEYVSQNKIPKTYEDLEKISFDSKNYKKKILLFHQSVNPFIPQSFEMQVTDFPEDFNYIAGGHIHQRALKPINEGNSVFSYAGSTDIMSVSEVKDYKQNGKGFYLGDLSGDFDINSIQKIDVECRNFLIDKRIKNENDYEKIIKELQNIQNEKKKPVLYCDIVENLFNSFNDEITDLTLYKRISRIDENLEESFNINESSIEEIFQEYIKNKEMDVNFVYGLYKKLLENDEDSLLYVNDYFKGNYYGGAFDDY
- a CDS encoding tyrosine-type recombinase/integrase — its product is MRIYDGFKFKEQDQKIIDNYMAFRSGHSDKTVITNISGIRIFMRFHKNKTFDEISLEDVIEFYRKHESSENTKIQYLSRLTLFYNWGISENYFLRNPVEKFLVTLRKSKKEREYLTKEQTNYLLSNVFEYEYRLFLMFFLHTGVRNSEFRNLKIHDVDMDERTIRILGKGRKERYVFIDNELYSYLKIWLIQRDSKFPKSDHFFVNRLGNPIRLTHLVSFTDYLNEVSKNKIGFRITPHILRHTFATRCIDMGMDLKTLSLILGHEDIKTTSIYLHKNKESLKREFLRVMN
- a CDS encoding winged helix-turn-helix transcriptional regulator, which codes for MLLELLAKNHVKEILYQLVDGKIEYSSLKKEIKIDNSYLKSILNELESCNLILKHEKRKYLIITKSYYSLTEKGVHSIRLYELEKSLIRKKEGRKIIKEFDIDIPVYYFEDGEMKSFQMIGFGEVEVIE
- a CDS encoding DUF4352 domain-containing protein, with product MTIRKKLVILFGIIFLMVLGGVVTVAGLLMIAPAENNSNSENIVSSTVSTSNQNNSENVKAVSEKYILINRSAVSSYYFNYLYDSFRFTKYANPDKEFMIVSLEIENYGYDEFKVNPYNYKVVVDNVSYTPSYFNYNIPDLLKSVTLKNGGKTYGILVYELPENSRWYHIEYTGSVGYKLKYGDLILEKEIVEDDEEVILSLTNDIDTGFEESDFSHYYEGSLLNESTLYLYFERTNYLDEEDILKEVRNILIETRSLIIDSSYDKPEYVYLKYNYDYNHQGSTKYSINLTWDEVYGIKIMQSSKFNEKLIIE
- a CDS encoding helix-turn-helix domain-containing protein is translated as MFLKILSKSNAKEILMLLNEYDELYFGQIQKELDKPKSNLSRILSELQEESLVNKRTEETDDDGRIPKNYYSLTNLGKMAVEIYQKEDKMVKEKEKKSNDLTTCIIGNNNQNIGNININNNFMSNNSFQK
- a CDS encoding DUF2080 family transposase-associated protein, with the translated sequence MKKEKIIEKTVKPSGNTGHITLPKKYIGKKVKIKIQGEHKDD